One stretch of Streptomyces peucetius DNA includes these proteins:
- a CDS encoding IS1380 family transposase, with amino-acid sequence MHTTGSRPKLVVSADGHGVVAHAGSRLLADLADATGLTDAFTDALRRLRPRGTGHNPGRIAVDVAVMLADGGEAIADLALLRDQAEVFGPVASTPTAWRLLAGIDHTALAALRTARAAAREVAWLQAAETDSGIPAAQAGGRDLPGLVIDMDATLVTCHSEKEQAAATYKRGFGYHPLLCFLDNTGEALAGLLRPGNAGANTAADHITVLDAALAQIPDDRRHGTPILVRTDSAGGAKAFLAHLRALRARGVHTSFSVGHPVTEPVRRAIRALPDEVWHPALEQDGTLRTGAEVAELTGMVDLDGYPDGTRIIVRRERPHPGAQLSVFDLDEGMRHQVFLTDTPYGEGSLQHLEVRHRAHARVEDRIRCGKTTGFGRFPSRHFTLNQAWLELSLAATDLLAWAQTLLLEGELATAEPKKLRYRLLHAAARITRGGRRLRLRIAAAWPWRHELINAFARLTALPRPAT; translated from the coding sequence GTGCACACTACCGGGTCGCGCCCCAAGCTCGTCGTCTCGGCCGACGGCCACGGGGTGGTCGCCCATGCCGGTTCCCGTCTGCTGGCCGATCTCGCTGACGCCACCGGCCTGACCGACGCGTTCACCGACGCGCTGCGCCGCCTGCGGCCACGCGGCACCGGACACAACCCGGGCAGGATCGCGGTAGACGTGGCGGTGATGCTCGCGGACGGCGGCGAAGCCATCGCCGACTTGGCCCTACTGCGTGACCAGGCCGAGGTGTTCGGCCCGGTGGCCTCTACCCCGACCGCCTGGCGCCTCCTGGCCGGCATCGACCACACGGCACTGGCAGCGCTGCGCACGGCCCGAGCTGCAGCGCGCGAGGTCGCCTGGCTGCAGGCCGCCGAGACAGACAGCGGCATACCCGCGGCCCAGGCCGGCGGGCGGGACCTGCCCGGGCTGGTCATTGATATGGATGCCACCCTGGTCACCTGCCACTCCGAGAAAGAGCAGGCCGCAGCCACCTACAAGCGGGGCTTCGGCTACCACCCGCTGTTGTGCTTCCTGGACAACACCGGCGAAGCCCTGGCCGGACTGCTGCGGCCAGGAAACGCCGGCGCCAACACCGCCGCCGACCACATCACCGTCCTCGATGCGGCGCTCGCCCAGATCCCCGACGACCGCCGCCACGGCACCCCCATCCTCGTCCGCACCGACAGCGCCGGAGGAGCCAAAGCGTTCCTGGCCCACCTGCGGGCCCTGCGCGCCCGAGGCGTCCACACATCCTTCTCGGTCGGACATCCCGTCACCGAACCGGTCCGCCGCGCGATCCGCGCCCTGCCCGATGAGGTCTGGCACCCCGCGCTGGAGCAAGACGGCACCCTGCGCACCGGCGCCGAGGTCGCCGAGCTGACCGGCATGGTCGACCTGGACGGCTACCCCGATGGCACCCGGATCATCGTCCGCCGCGAGCGCCCGCACCCCGGCGCCCAACTGTCCGTGTTCGACCTCGACGAGGGCATGCGCCACCAGGTCTTCCTGACCGACACCCCCTACGGCGAAGGCTCGCTGCAACACCTGGAGGTCCGCCACCGAGCGCACGCACGCGTCGAGGACCGCATCCGCTGCGGAAAGACCACCGGCTTCGGCCGCTTTCCCTCCCGCCACTTCACCCTCAACCAAGCGTGGCTGGAGCTGTCACTGGCCGCCACCGACCTGCTCGCCTGGGCCCAGACCCTGCTGCTGGAAGGAGAGTTGGCCACCGCCGAGCCGAAGAAGCTGCGCTACCGGCTGCTGCACGCAGCCGCCCGCATCACTCGCGGCGGCCGCCGCCTTCGCCTGCGGATCGCCGCGGCCTGGCCCTGGCGGCACGAACTCATCAACGCCTTCGCGCGCCTCACGGCACTACCGCGACCAGCCACCTGA
- a CDS encoding S1C family serine protease, with translation MSTENEGNAVPAAPSVPPVPGAAPEGSPSPEPGTGSHDAAQAAQAAHDPARDPAPGTADSAASHPSPPPHGPTGASPEQPGHSPGPDAATAPIPVHGGETPPPAPAPAGAPATAHHAGGGWPPPPPTLPSYGGGSGGPAWGAPAPAQQPRRKRAGGLAATVLAAALVAGGVGGGVGYWAAERNDNGSSSTTVSATTPQSLKRDPGTVAAVAANALPSVVTIEAKSGGAGIEGAEGEGGTGTGFVFDKEGHILTNNHVVASAAEGGTLSVIFSDGKKYDAEVVGRAQGYDVAVLKLKNTPSGIDPLPLGDSEKVAVGDSTIAIGAPFGLSNTVTTGIISAKNRPVASGDGSSGKNSYMSALQTDASINPGNSGGPLLDSRGAVIGINSAIQSAGNGGFGQTQAGSIGLGFAIPINQAKTVAAQLIKTGQPVYPVIGATVDMSEQGSGARITEEGAGGTPAVTPNGPAAEAGLKPGDLITRFNGKPIDSGPTLISEIWTHKPGDKVAMTYERDGKSHKVELVLGERKGDS, from the coding sequence GTGAGCACCGAGAACGAGGGCAACGCGGTCCCGGCCGCCCCGTCCGTACCTCCTGTGCCGGGCGCCGCTCCCGAGGGATCGCCGTCCCCGGAGCCGGGAACCGGCTCGCACGACGCGGCACAGGCGGCGCAGGCGGCACACGACCCGGCACGCGATCCAGCACCCGGAACGGCGGATTCCGCCGCCTCCCACCCCTCCCCGCCTCCGCACGGACCGACGGGGGCCTCGCCGGAACAGCCCGGCCACTCCCCCGGGCCCGACGCCGCCACGGCGCCGATCCCCGTCCACGGCGGCGAGACCCCGCCGCCCGCGCCGGCTCCGGCCGGCGCTCCCGCGACTGCCCACCACGCCGGTGGCGGCTGGCCCCCGCCGCCGCCCACGCTCCCCTCTTACGGAGGCGGCAGCGGCGGTCCTGCCTGGGGAGCGCCGGCACCGGCGCAGCAGCCCCGGCGGAAGCGCGCCGGCGGCCTGGCGGCCACGGTCCTCGCGGCGGCGCTCGTCGCCGGTGGTGTCGGCGGCGGCGTCGGCTACTGGGCGGCCGAGCGCAACGACAACGGCTCCAGCTCGACCACGGTCTCCGCGACCACCCCGCAGAGCCTCAAGCGCGACCCGGGCACGGTCGCCGCGGTCGCGGCGAACGCACTGCCCAGCGTGGTCACGATCGAGGCGAAGTCGGGCGGCGCGGGCATCGAGGGCGCGGAGGGCGAGGGCGGCACGGGCACCGGCTTCGTCTTCGACAAGGAAGGCCACATCCTCACCAACAACCATGTGGTGGCCTCCGCGGCAGAGGGCGGCACCCTGTCGGTGATCTTCTCCGACGGCAAGAAGTACGACGCCGAAGTGGTCGGCCGGGCCCAAGGCTACGACGTGGCCGTCCTGAAGCTGAAGAACACCCCCTCCGGCATCGACCCGCTGCCCCTCGGCGACTCCGAGAAGGTCGCGGTCGGGGACTCGACCATCGCGATCGGCGCGCCCTTCGGGCTGTCCAACACCGTCACCACCGGCATCATCAGCGCCAAGAACCGCCCGGTCGCCTCCGGCGACGGCTCGAGCGGCAAGAACTCGTACATGAGCGCGCTGCAGACCGACGCGTCGATCAACCCGGGCAACTCCGGCGGCCCGCTGCTGGACTCGCGGGGCGCGGTCATCGGCATCAACTCGGCCATCCAGTCGGCGGGCAACGGCGGCTTCGGCCAGACCCAGGCCGGCTCCATCGGCCTCGGGTTCGCCATCCCGATCAACCAGGCGAAGACGGTCGCGGCTCAGCTGATCAAGACGGGCCAGCCGGTCTACCCGGTGATCGGCGCCACGGTCGACATGTCCGAGCAGGGCTCGGGCGCGCGCATCACGGAAGAGGGCGCGGGCGGCACCCCGGCAGTGACCCCGAACGGTCCGGCCGCGGAGGCCGGGCTCAAGCCGGGCGACCTCATCACCAGGTTCAACGGCAAGCCGATCGACAGCGGACCGACCCTGATCAGCGAGATCTGGACCCACAAGCCGGGCGACAAGGTCGCCATGACCTACGAACGGGACGGCAAGTCCCACAAGGTGGAGCTCGTCCTCGGCGAACGCAAGGGCGACAGCTGA
- a CDS encoding glycerophosphodiester phosphodiesterase, producing the protein MTQARQHSIQVVAHRGASEDAPEHTLAAYRKAIEDGADALECDVRLTADGHLVCVHDRRVNRTSNGRGAVSALELAELAALDFGSWKDAVESPDWRDPSLTSVLTLERLLELVADSGRRVELAIETKHPTRWAGQVEERLLHLLGRFGLAAPASPDDSTVRVMSFSARSLHRIAAAAPGLPTVYLMQFMTPRMRDGRLPGGARIAGPGIRIVRNHPGYVDRLHRSGHRVHVWTVNEPEDVELCARLGVEAIITNRPRQVLSQLGRL; encoded by the coding sequence GTGACCCAAGCACGGCAGCACAGCATTCAGGTCGTCGCCCACCGCGGCGCATCGGAAGACGCACCCGAGCACACCCTGGCCGCCTACCGCAAGGCGATCGAGGACGGCGCCGACGCCCTCGAGTGTGATGTACGGCTCACTGCCGACGGTCATCTGGTCTGCGTCCACGACCGTCGCGTCAACCGCACGTCCAACGGGCGGGGCGCGGTCTCCGCCCTCGAACTCGCGGAGCTCGCCGCCCTCGACTTCGGGTCCTGGAAGGACGCGGTGGAGAGCCCCGACTGGCGTGACCCGTCCCTCACCTCCGTGCTCACCCTGGAGCGCCTGCTGGAGCTGGTGGCCGATTCCGGTCGCCGTGTCGAGCTGGCCATCGAGACGAAACATCCCACGCGCTGGGCCGGGCAGGTCGAGGAGCGGCTGCTGCACCTGCTCGGGCGCTTCGGCCTGGCCGCACCGGCGTCCCCGGACGACTCCACGGTACGCGTCATGAGCTTCTCCGCCCGCTCCCTGCACCGGATCGCGGCGGCCGCACCCGGCCTCCCCACCGTGTACCTGATGCAGTTCATGACACCCCGGATGCGGGACGGGCGGCTGCCGGGCGGCGCGCGGATCGCCGGTCCCGGCATCCGGATCGTGCGCAACCATCCCGGCTACGTGGACCGGCTCCACCGCAGCGGCCACCGCGTCCATGTGTGGACCGTCAACGAGCCGGAGGACGTCGAGCTCTGCGCGCGGCTGGGTGTGGAGGCCATCATCACCAATCGCCCCAGGCAGGTGCTGTCCCAGCTGGGCCGGCTCTGA
- a CDS encoding ATP-binding protein codes for MRHCCPLGRFPVQSIGAFTPWRGAKEVSGVAFVVAQEVPTSSSMAVPHGPAGVGKARHMMREQLFRSGVSESVVDDAVLILSELLSNACRHGRPLGHGDAGDGDVRAAWRVDKAGRLTVEVTDGGGPTRPVPATPSVTARGGRGLNIISALAQEWGVRDSATGEVTVWVIVTEGHRREDFAARVAGPSFNFADAFDDLD; via the coding sequence GTGCGTCACTGCTGTCCCCTTGGCCGGTTTCCGGTCCAGTCCATTGGGGCATTCACACCGTGGCGTGGGGCGAAGGAGGTCTCGGGGGTGGCGTTTGTGGTGGCACAGGAGGTGCCCACGTCGTCGAGCATGGCCGTACCCCATGGCCCTGCGGGCGTGGGCAAGGCGCGACACATGATGCGCGAGCAGCTGTTCCGCAGCGGTGTGTCGGAATCGGTCGTCGACGATGCAGTGCTGATCCTTTCCGAACTGCTCAGCAATGCGTGCAGGCACGGCAGACCGCTGGGACACGGGGACGCGGGCGACGGTGACGTACGGGCCGCATGGCGGGTGGACAAGGCAGGGCGGCTCACGGTCGAGGTGACGGACGGAGGCGGTCCGACCCGACCTGTTCCGGCCACGCCCTCGGTCACCGCACGGGGTGGCCGTGGGCTCAACATCATCAGCGCGCTGGCACAGGAGTGGGGCGTACGCGACAGCGCCACCGGTGAGGTCACGGTGTGGGTGATCGTCACCGAAGGGCACCGCCGCGAGGATTTCGCCGCGCGCGTCGCCGGCCCCTCGTTCAACTTCGCGGACGCCTTCGACGACCTGGACTGA
- a CDS encoding SEC-C domain-containing protein — MAKKRPQTKATKPQLKNGARAAGVNEPVPVVGAREPCPCGSGRRYKACHGRAASHAVTELVQRPFEGLPGECDWVALRELVPAATVALTLKGGLPEGVPSVTLATVLPMAWPALRREDGSVLLGLQNDTPSGDLSRDLAGTLQRALTADPGTPVTTGTAAADGVRLQDLLDPDAAFEPTVHSGFEFWVPGSAEQASPDVAASLERANAAAIPTVKLSGVDAAYWCETPEKNHLRWVMPHPEEQLLDALARLHAAGGSSLGEGTRLVGSFRAHGLMVPVWDLPTTMGAEDCEKPAAEFAERLSAALESDAPLTAEERRARGGLTNRQVTLS; from the coding sequence ATGGCCAAGAAGCGCCCCCAGACGAAGGCGACGAAGCCTCAGCTCAAGAACGGGGCCCGCGCCGCAGGCGTCAATGAGCCGGTTCCGGTCGTGGGAGCCCGCGAGCCCTGCCCCTGCGGCTCCGGCCGCCGCTACAAGGCGTGTCACGGCCGGGCCGCCTCGCATGCCGTGACCGAACTGGTCCAGCGCCCCTTCGAGGGGCTTCCGGGCGAGTGCGACTGGGTGGCCCTGCGCGAGCTGGTACCCGCCGCGACCGTCGCACTCACCCTGAAGGGCGGTCTTCCTGAGGGCGTGCCTTCCGTGACGCTCGCGACGGTCCTGCCGATGGCCTGGCCCGCCCTGCGCCGCGAGGACGGTTCGGTCCTGCTCGGGCTGCAGAACGACACCCCCTCCGGTGACCTCAGCCGCGACCTCGCCGGCACCCTGCAGCGGGCTCTCACGGCCGACCCGGGCACACCGGTCACCACCGGGACGGCCGCGGCCGACGGCGTCCGGCTGCAGGACCTGCTCGACCCGGACGCCGCTTTCGAGCCGACCGTCCACTCCGGCTTCGAATTCTGGGTGCCGGGGTCGGCCGAGCAGGCCTCCCCCGACGTGGCCGCCTCCCTCGAGCGTGCCAACGCGGCAGCCATCCCGACCGTGAAGCTCTCGGGCGTCGATGCCGCCTATTGGTGCGAGACCCCGGAGAAGAACCACCTCCGCTGGGTCATGCCGCACCCGGAGGAGCAGCTGCTCGACGCCCTGGCCAGGCTGCACGCCGCGGGCGGTTCGTCGCTCGGTGAGGGGACCCGGCTGGTGGGCTCCTTCCGTGCGCACGGGCTGATGGTTCCGGTGTGGGACCTGCCGACCACGATGGGCGCCGAGGACTGCGAGAAGCCCGCCGCCGAGTTCGCCGAGCGGCTGTCCGCCGCCCTGGAGAGCGACGCTCCGCTGACCGCGGAGGAACGCCGTGCGCGCGGCGGTCTCACCAACCGCCAGGTGACGCTCAGCTGA
- a CDS encoding bifunctional DNA primase/polymerase encodes MREILGRRRRLRYRRKKGPVQLEAALTCAVEWQWPVLPGVGLKAAGGDRPADQGRGRANRGSRGERGCACPDPECVVPGAHPFDPGILAATTDERMIRWWWTNRPTAPIVLATGGPTRAAGSTGDDRAPCAVSLPAVAASRALATLDRMDMRLGPVVATPTRWSLLVAPYTLEQLGELLFVKDCVPSSLRFHGSGGYLVLPPSETGKGQVRWERAPLPGSAAPWLPDVEAVVDALVEASASGAPGGLHPPEAGDGSSRLTY; translated from the coding sequence ATGCGCGAGATCCTCGGAAGGCGACGCAGGCTCCGGTACCGGCGCAAGAAGGGGCCTGTTCAGCTCGAAGCGGCGCTGACCTGCGCTGTCGAGTGGCAATGGCCCGTACTTCCCGGTGTTGGACTGAAAGCGGCGGGCGGTGACCGGCCGGCGGACCAGGGCAGAGGACGCGCAAACCGCGGCAGCCGCGGCGAGCGTGGGTGCGCCTGCCCCGACCCCGAGTGCGTCGTGCCCGGCGCACACCCCTTCGACCCCGGCATCCTCGCCGCGACCACCGACGAGCGGATGATCCGCTGGTGGTGGACCAACCGCCCCACCGCGCCGATCGTGCTGGCCACCGGAGGCCCGACCCGGGCAGCCGGCTCGACCGGCGACGACCGCGCGCCGTGCGCCGTGAGCCTGCCCGCGGTCGCCGCATCCCGCGCGCTGGCGACGCTGGACCGGATGGACATGCGACTCGGACCGGTCGTCGCCACCCCCACCCGGTGGTCGCTGCTGGTGGCGCCGTACACCCTGGAACAACTCGGCGAACTGCTCTTCGTCAAGGACTGCGTGCCCAGCTCCCTGCGCTTCCACGGCAGCGGCGGCTATCTGGTGCTGCCGCCCTCGGAGACCGGCAAGGGGCAGGTCCGGTGGGAGAGGGCACCGCTGCCCGGTTCCGCCGCGCCCTGGCTGCCGGACGTGGAAGCGGTCGTCGACGCACTCGTCGAGGCGAGCGCGAGCGGTGCGCCCGGCGGGCTCCATCCGCCGGAGGCGGGGGACGGCAGCAGCCGGCTCACGTACTGA
- a CDS encoding PP2C family protein-serine/threonine phosphatase: MLDITLRVRVDVDALIAAQNDMGVCDAIERNAPAGKPAAMSAPHLPKVAGIDSTVPAPAHNSAPMPAPPAAGAVLQDRLAGWVSDLTTLHELTERLIRTGTLDDALDELLGAGAALVGAPRGLVVLEPDRHTARDSPLDDDPGPGLAKGLGLSRSDLGHIETVPRGATAHGRILDGSHGTRSGRGGHSAPAGVPGPVAHPDLFADDSLDPLHREVATRLGYAASYTVPLATEESGTLGAAVWLYDEPATPVERQCHLVGLYTRYATEHLARLRELEQARSTVATVAEELLPSRLPRVPGVQLAARHHTGPLGGGDWYDALPLPEGALGLAAGSVSGGGPSALAAMGRLRASLRAYAVMEGEDPVAVLSDLELLLRLTEPARTATALFGYAEPAERKIVLAGAGHAPPLVTGEQRTEFVETSLSAPLGMLACWEAPSVDLCVQPGETVLLYTDGLLRRTGEPMDRAFARLHSAAASVPRALRGDPASIADHVLRTVLPGGPDAAGSGEDIVLLAARFD; this comes from the coding sequence GTGCTGGACATCACCTTACGTGTGCGTGTAGATGTGGATGCATTGATAGCGGCGCAGAATGACATGGGGGTTTGCGATGCTATTGAGCGAAACGCACCTGCCGGAAAGCCGGCTGCCATGAGCGCCCCTCACCTGCCGAAAGTGGCTGGAATCGACTCTACGGTTCCTGCCCCCGCGCACAATTCCGCACCCATGCCCGCACCTCCCGCGGCCGGAGCCGTACTTCAGGACCGGCTGGCCGGCTGGGTCTCCGACCTCACCACGCTCCACGAACTCACCGAGCGGCTGATCAGGACCGGCACGCTCGACGACGCTCTCGACGAACTGCTCGGCGCGGGCGCCGCGCTCGTCGGCGCCCCCCGCGGTCTCGTGGTGCTCGAACCGGACCGGCACACCGCACGCGACAGCCCCCTCGACGACGACCCCGGCCCGGGCCTCGCCAAAGGTCTGGGCCTGAGCCGCTCCGACCTCGGCCACATCGAGACGGTGCCGCGCGGCGCGACGGCCCACGGCCGCATCCTCGACGGCAGTCACGGCACCCGCAGCGGCCGCGGCGGCCACAGCGCTCCGGCCGGCGTCCCCGGCCCCGTCGCCCACCCCGATCTCTTCGCCGACGACTCGCTCGACCCCCTCCACCGCGAGGTCGCCACCCGCCTCGGCTACGCGGCCAGTTACACCGTTCCACTGGCGACCGAGGAGTCGGGCACGCTCGGCGCCGCCGTGTGGCTGTACGACGAACCGGCCACCCCCGTCGAGCGCCAGTGCCACCTGGTCGGCCTCTACACGCGCTACGCCACCGAGCATCTGGCCCGCCTGCGCGAGCTGGAGCAGGCCCGCTCCACCGTCGCGACCGTCGCCGAGGAACTGCTGCCCAGCCGGCTGCCGCGGGTCCCCGGCGTCCAGCTCGCCGCCCGGCACCACACGGGCCCGCTCGGCGGGGGCGACTGGTACGACGCGCTGCCGCTGCCGGAGGGCGCTCTGGGCCTCGCGGCCGGGTCGGTCAGCGGCGGCGGCCCGAGCGCGCTCGCCGCGATGGGACGGCTGCGGGCGTCCCTGCGGGCGTACGCGGTGATGGAGGGAGAGGATCCGGTCGCCGTCCTGTCCGACCTCGAGCTGCTGCTGCGTCTCACCGAACCCGCGCGCACGGCGACCGCGCTGTTCGGGTACGCCGAACCGGCCGAACGGAAGATCGTGCTCGCCGGGGCGGGCCACGCGCCACCGCTGGTGACCGGCGAGCAGCGCACCGAGTTCGTCGAGACGTCGCTGTCGGCCCCGCTCGGGATGCTCGCGTGCTGGGAGGCGCCGAGCGTGGACCTGTGCGTCCAGCCGGGAGAAACGGTGCTGCTGTACACGGACGGACTGCTGCGGCGCACCGGCGAACCGATGGACCGTGCCTTCGCCAGGCTCCACTCGGCGGCGGCGAGCGTGCCCCGGGCGCTGCGCGGCGACCCCGCCTCGATCGCCGACCACGTGCTGCGCACGGTGCTTCCCGGAGGCCCGGACGCTGCCGGCAGCGGGGAGGACATCGTCCTGCTTGCTGCCCGTTTCGACTGA
- a CDS encoding aminopeptidase P family protein has protein sequence MAEELTPAESELAADAAGTEGEEQPIKQRKNGLYPGVSDELAENMSTGWADTELHGLEPIPQAEQTAARRAALSARYPGERLVIPAGNLKTRSNDTEYSFRASTEYAYLTGDQTEDGVLVLEPRGEGHSATIHLLPRSNRENGEFWLSGQGELWVGRRHSLAEAEQLLGIPAEDVRELAGKLSEATGPVRVVRGHDAAIEAALTDKVTAERDEELRVYLSEARAVKDAFEIGELQKACDSTARGFEDVVKVLDKAEATSERYIEGTFFLRARVEGNDIGYGSICAAGPHATTLHWVRNDGPVRSGDLLLLDAGVETHTLYTADITRTLPISGRYTELQRKIYDAVYEAQEAGIAAVRPGAKYRDFHDAAQRVLATKLVEWGLVEGPVERVLELGLQRRWTLHGTGHMLGMDVHDCAAARTEAYVDGTLEPGMCLTVEPGLYFQADDLTVPEEYRGIGVRIEDDILVTKDGNRNLSAALPRRADEVEAWMASLKNDK, from the coding sequence GTGGCTGAGGAGCTCACCCCGGCGGAATCCGAACTGGCTGCTGACGCAGCGGGCACGGAGGGCGAGGAGCAGCCGATCAAGCAGCGCAAGAACGGCCTGTACCCGGGCGTGTCCGACGAGCTGGCCGAGAACATGAGCACCGGCTGGGCCGACACCGAGCTGCACGGCCTCGAGCCGATCCCGCAGGCGGAGCAGACCGCCGCCCGGCGCGCCGCGCTCTCCGCCCGCTACCCCGGCGAGCGCCTGGTGATCCCCGCGGGCAACCTGAAGACCCGCTCGAACGACACCGAGTACAGCTTCCGTGCCTCCACCGAGTACGCGTACCTGACCGGCGACCAGACGGAGGACGGCGTCCTGGTGCTGGAGCCCCGGGGCGAGGGCCACTCCGCCACCATCCATCTGCTGCCGCGCTCCAACCGTGAGAACGGCGAGTTCTGGCTGTCGGGCCAGGGCGAGCTGTGGGTGGGCCGCCGCCACTCCCTCGCGGAGGCCGAGCAGCTGCTGGGCATTCCCGCCGAGGACGTCCGTGAGCTGGCCGGCAAACTCAGCGAGGCCACCGGCCCGGTACGGGTCGTGCGCGGCCACGACGCCGCGATCGAGGCGGCGCTGACCGACAAGGTCACCGCCGAGCGCGACGAGGAACTGCGCGTCTACCTCTCCGAGGCCCGGGCCGTGAAGGACGCGTTCGAGATCGGCGAACTGCAGAAGGCGTGCGACTCCACCGCCCGCGGCTTCGAGGACGTCGTCAAGGTCCTGGACAAGGCCGAGGCCACCAGCGAGCGCTACATCGAGGGCACGTTCTTCCTGCGCGCCCGCGTCGAGGGCAACGACATCGGCTACGGCTCCATCTGTGCCGCCGGTCCGCACGCCACCACCCTCCACTGGGTGCGCAACGACGGCCCGGTCCGCTCCGGCGACCTGCTGCTGCTGGACGCCGGTGTGGAGACCCACACCCTCTACACCGCGGACATCACCCGCACGCTGCCCATCAGCGGCCGCTACACCGAGCTCCAGCGCAAGATCTACGACGCGGTCTACGAGGCCCAGGAGGCGGGCATCGCGGCCGTGCGGCCGGGCGCCAAGTACCGCGACTTCCACGACGCCGCGCAGCGGGTCCTCGCGACGAAGCTCGTCGAGTGGGGCCTGGTCGAGGGCCCCGTGGAGCGGGTGCTGGAACTGGGTCTGCAGCGCCGCTGGACCCTGCACGGCACCGGCCACATGCTCGGCATGGACGTCCACGACTGTGCCGCCGCGCGCACCGAGGCGTACGTCGACGGCACGCTGGAGCCCGGGATGTGCCTGACCGTCGAGCCCGGTCTGTACTTCCAGGCCGACGACCTGACCGTGCCCGAGGAGTACCGGGGCATCGGCGTCCGGATCGAGGACGACATCCTCGTCACGAAGGACGGCAACAGGAACCTGTCGGCGGCGCTGCCGCGCCGGGCCGACGAGGTCGAGGCGTGGATGGCCTCGCTCAAGAACGACAAGTAG
- a CDS encoding ATP-binding protein: MSIWWSLHLRREAASVPLARRLLLGTMETAGVDPDISYDLSVALTEACANAVEHGGARDTDEASRAYRVTAYLDGERCRIEVADSGPGFPASRGVLCGRAATLSPATAESGRGLCLIEQLADHVHVRSTPGRGAVVSFDKVLKWREDALLDVS, from the coding sequence ATGAGCATCTGGTGGTCCCTCCATTTGCGGCGCGAGGCTGCGAGCGTGCCGCTCGCCCGGCGTCTGCTGCTCGGCACCATGGAGACCGCGGGCGTCGATCCGGACATCTCCTACGACCTGTCGGTCGCACTGACCGAGGCGTGTGCGAACGCCGTGGAGCACGGCGGCGCCCGCGACACCGACGAGGCGTCCCGGGCGTACCGCGTGACGGCCTACCTGGACGGCGAGAGGTGCCGTATCGAGGTGGCCGACTCGGGTCCCGGGTTCCCCGCGAGCCGCGGTGTCCTGTGCGGCCGCGCGGCCACGCTGTCGCCCGCCACGGCCGAGAGCGGCCGGGGGCTGTGCCTGATCGAGCAGCTCGCCGACCATGTCCACGTCCGCAGCACGCCCGGCCGCGGCGCCGTCGTGAGTTTCGACAAGGTCCTCAAATGGCGAGAGGACGCGCTGCTCGACGTGTCGTGA
- a CDS encoding YcnI family protein yields MNVSRIAAASAVAAGAVMMFSGAASAHVGVQPQGEAAKGGYAVVNVKVPNERDNASTIKVEINLPSEHPLSSVMPQPVPGWKVEVDKSKLDKPLDVHGKKITEAVTKVTWTADGTKIGPGEFQQFPLSLGRLPEDADQLVFKAIQTYDNKEVVRWIEEPTEGGEEPESPAPVLKLSAAADDHHGAAATGAAAKDDAKAAAGHEEEAKPRAASGASSDSTARILGVVGILVGAAGVAFGVLAGRRRSA; encoded by the coding sequence ATGAACGTTTCCCGTATCGCCGCCGCGTCCGCCGTCGCCGCCGGCGCCGTGATGATGTTCTCCGGCGCCGCATCCGCACACGTCGGCGTCCAGCCGCAGGGCGAGGCCGCCAAGGGCGGTTACGCGGTCGTCAACGTCAAGGTGCCCAACGAGCGCGACAACGCCTCGACGATCAAGGTCGAGATCAACCTGCCCTCCGAGCACCCCCTGTCGTCGGTGATGCCGCAGCCGGTGCCCGGCTGGAAGGTCGAGGTCGACAAGTCCAAGCTGGACAAGCCGCTCGACGTGCACGGGAAGAAGATCACCGAAGCGGTCACGAAGGTCACCTGGACCGCCGACGGCACGAAGATCGGACCCGGCGAGTTCCAGCAGTTCCCGCTGTCGCTGGGCCGGCTGCCCGAGGACGCCGACCAGCTCGTCTTCAAGGCCATCCAGACGTACGACAACAAGGAGGTCGTGCGCTGGATCGAGGAGCCCACCGAGGGCGGCGAGGAGCCCGAGTCGCCCGCCCCGGTCCTCAAGCTGTCGGCCGCCGCCGACGACCACCACGGCGCGGCAGCGACCGGCGCCGCCGCCAAGGACGACGCGAAGGCCGCCGCCGGTCACGAGGAGGAGGCGAAGCCCCGGGCCGCCTCCGGCGCCAGCAGCGACTCGACGGCCCGCATCCTTGGTGTGGTCGGCATTCTCGTCGGTGCAGCGGGCGTGGCCTTCGGCGTCCTCGCCGGCCGCCGCCGCTCGGCCTGA